One genomic region from Pseudoduganella dura encodes:
- a CDS encoding NCS1 family nucleobase:cation symporter-1: MNHDIKANPHLWNEDLAPTSAAQRTWLWYHFAALWVGMVMCIPAYTLSASLVEAGMSAWQAVITVFLANAIVLVPMLAIGHAGTKYGIPYAVLARASFGTAGAKLPALMRAIVACGWYGIQTWFGGQMIYTLLGVLMGHEIGGDKLAVLGINGAQLACFLAFWAIQFWYIVHGMDSIRKLETYTAPLKILICFVLLYWVYEKAGGFGPLLDKPSQFAPGQPKEGQFWIAFWPSLTAMVGFWATLALNIPDFTRFAKSQKDQIVGQSVGLPVPMGLLAALAVIVTSATVVLYGKAIWDPVDLAARMTGVAVLVALIVLLVDTVSVNLAANLVGPAYDFSALAPKRISYRTGGYITAGIALAMMPWKLLETTQGYIFTWLIGYSALLGPIAGVLIVDYYLVRKTELNVAELYRDDGAYSYRNGWNTAAIAAFVAGVLPNIPGFLNAAFPASFPDVGDAFKTIYTYAWFVGIAIAAAVYGVLMRAPARAGKLHPATPVLNGDTK, from the coding sequence GTGAATCACGACATCAAAGCCAACCCCCACCTGTGGAACGAAGACCTCGCGCCCACTTCCGCCGCACAGCGAACGTGGCTCTGGTACCACTTCGCGGCGCTGTGGGTCGGCATGGTGATGTGCATTCCGGCCTATACGCTGTCGGCCAGCCTGGTCGAAGCGGGCATGTCGGCGTGGCAGGCGGTGATCACCGTGTTCCTGGCGAACGCGATCGTGCTGGTGCCGATGCTGGCGATCGGCCATGCCGGCACCAAGTACGGCATTCCCTACGCGGTGCTGGCGCGCGCCTCGTTCGGCACGGCCGGCGCGAAGCTGCCGGCGCTGATGCGCGCCATCGTGGCCTGCGGCTGGTACGGCATCCAGACGTGGTTCGGCGGCCAGATGATCTACACGCTGCTGGGTGTGCTGATGGGGCACGAGATCGGCGGCGACAAGCTCGCCGTGCTCGGCATCAACGGCGCGCAGCTGGCATGCTTCCTGGCATTCTGGGCGATCCAGTTCTGGTACATCGTGCACGGCATGGATTCGATCCGCAAGCTCGAAACGTACACCGCGCCATTGAAGATCCTGATCTGCTTCGTGCTGCTGTACTGGGTGTACGAAAAGGCGGGCGGCTTCGGCCCGCTGCTGGACAAGCCGTCGCAGTTCGCCCCCGGCCAGCCGAAGGAAGGCCAGTTCTGGATCGCGTTCTGGCCGTCGCTGACGGCGATGGTGGGCTTCTGGGCCACGCTGGCACTGAACATTCCCGACTTCACCCGCTTCGCCAAGTCGCAGAAGGACCAGATCGTGGGCCAGTCGGTCGGCCTGCCGGTGCCGATGGGTTTGCTGGCCGCGCTGGCCGTCATCGTCACGTCCGCCACCGTCGTCCTGTACGGCAAGGCGATCTGGGACCCGGTGGACCTGGCCGCGCGCATGACCGGCGTGGCCGTGCTGGTCGCGCTGATCGTGCTGCTGGTCGATACCGTCAGCGTCAACCTGGCCGCCAACCTGGTCGGCCCTGCGTATGACTTTTCCGCGCTGGCGCCGAAACGCATCTCGTACCGCACCGGCGGCTACATCACGGCCGGCATCGCGCTGGCGATGATGCCGTGGAAGCTGCTGGAAACCACGCAGGGCTACATCTTCACGTGGCTGATCGGCTATTCGGCGCTGCTGGGCCCCATCGCCGGCGTGCTGATCGTCGACTACTACCTGGTGCGCAAGACGGAGCTGAACGTGGCGGAACTGTACCGCGACGACGGCGCCTACTCGTACCGCAACGGCTGGAACACGGCCGCCATCGCCGCCTTCGTGGCCGGCGTGCTGCCGAACATTCCCGGCTTCCTGAACGCGGCGTTCCCGGCATCGTTCCCGGACGTGGGCGATGCGTTCAAGACGATCTACACGTATGCCTGGTTCGTGGGCATCGCCATCGCCGCCGCCGTCTACGGCGTACTGATGCGTGCTCCCGCGCGCGCAGGCAAGCTGCACCCGGCAACGCCGGTCCTGAATGGAGACACAAAATGA
- the preA gene encoding NAD-dependent dihydropyrimidine dehydrogenase subunit PreA — MSAEFNNLAIDFCGIKSPNPFWLASAPPTDKAYNVIRAFEAGWGGVVWKTLGEDPPAVNVSSRYSAIYGKNREVIGFNNIELITDRSLEINLREITAVKEAWPDRAIVVSLMLPCEEHYWADILPKVEATGADGIELNFGCPHGMPERGMGAAVGQVPEYVGMVTAWCKKHSKLPVIVKLTPNITDIRQPARAAHGGGADAVSLINTINSITSIDLERMVALPTVGSASTHGGYCGTAVKPIALNMVAEIARDPQTRGLPISGIGGINNWRDAAEFIALGAGCVQVCTAAMLHGFRIVEEMKDGLSRWMDSQGYRTIEEFRGRAVPNTTDWKYLDMNFKTIAHISQADCIGCGRCHVACEDTSHQAVARLVDEATGKRTYEVIDSECVGCNLCEITCPVQGCITMVPQQTGKGYLNWTQDPRNPRAEQVPTAA; from the coding sequence ATGAGTGCCGAATTCAATAACCTCGCCATCGACTTCTGCGGCATCAAGTCTCCGAACCCGTTCTGGCTGGCCTCCGCGCCGCCCACCGACAAGGCCTACAACGTGATCCGCGCCTTCGAGGCGGGCTGGGGCGGCGTGGTCTGGAAAACGCTGGGCGAGGACCCGCCGGCCGTCAACGTGTCGTCGCGCTATTCGGCCATCTACGGCAAGAACCGCGAAGTCATCGGCTTCAACAACATCGAGCTGATCACCGACCGCTCGCTGGAAATCAACCTGCGGGAGATCACCGCCGTCAAGGAAGCGTGGCCGGACCGTGCGATCGTGGTCTCGCTGATGCTGCCGTGCGAGGAACACTACTGGGCCGACATCCTGCCCAAGGTGGAAGCCACCGGCGCGGACGGCATCGAGCTCAATTTCGGCTGCCCGCACGGCATGCCCGAGCGGGGCATGGGCGCGGCCGTGGGCCAGGTGCCGGAATACGTGGGCATGGTCACCGCGTGGTGCAAGAAGCACAGCAAATTGCCGGTGATCGTGAAACTCACGCCGAACATCACCGACATCCGCCAGCCGGCCCGCGCGGCCCACGGTGGCGGCGCCGACGCGGTCTCGCTGATCAACACGATCAATTCCATCACGTCGATCGACCTGGAGAGGATGGTGGCGCTGCCCACGGTCGGCTCGGCCAGCACGCACGGCGGCTACTGCGGCACGGCGGTGAAACCGATCGCGCTGAACATGGTCGCCGAGATCGCCCGCGATCCGCAAACGCGCGGCCTGCCCATTTCCGGCATCGGCGGCATCAACAACTGGCGCGACGCCGCCGAGTTCATCGCGCTGGGCGCCGGCTGCGTGCAGGTGTGCACCGCGGCGATGCTGCACGGCTTCCGTATCGTCGAGGAAATGAAGGACGGCCTGTCGCGCTGGATGGACAGCCAGGGCTACCGCACGATCGAGGAATTCCGGGGCAGGGCGGTGCCGAACACCACGGACTGGAAGTACCTGGACATGAATTTCAAGACGATCGCGCACATCAGCCAGGCGGACTGCATCGGCTGCGGCCGCTGCCACGTGGCTTGCGAGGATACGTCGCACCAGGCCGTCGCCCGGCTGGTGGACGAAGCCACCGGCAAGCGCACCTACGAAGTCATCGACAGCGAATGCGTGGGCTGCAACCTGTGCGAGATCACGTGTCCCGTGCAGGGCTGCATCACGATGGTCCCGCAGCAGACCGGCAAGGGATACCTGAACTGGACGCAGGATCCGCGCAATCCTCGGGCGGAGCAGGTGCCGACCGCGGCGTAA
- a CDS encoding NAD(P)-dependent oxidoreductase, with product MLDSLNYIPHPSATNGELATHFTDLAPPLNARQAAIEAARCLYCYDAPCTRICPSDIDVASFIRNIHDSNVDGAALGILKQNIFGGSCARVCPTEILCEDACVRNHDAEGQPVKIALLQRYATDNMSFTAHPFQRAKSTGRRIAVVGAGPAGLSCAHRLAMLGNDVVVFEAQDKAGGLNEYGIAKYKLTDDFAQREVDFLMGIGGIEIRLGQKLGDNLHLKDLHADYDAVFLGLGLGASRRLGLTGEDAPGLLAAVDYIAELRQAQDLAALPVPKRAIVIGAGNTAIDMAVQVQRLGSEEVTLVYRRGFDAMSATHHEQEIAKANQVRMVTWAQPQEVLLDAAGRVRGMRFEKTRLEGNRLAGTGETFEIAADAVFKAIGQTMADASLADPLATLLGRDGDRIHVDEHFRTALPGIYAGGDCVAPGQDLTVQAVQHGKLAALAIHAELSSKLEAA from the coding sequence ATGCTCGACTCACTGAACTACATCCCCCATCCCAGCGCCACGAACGGCGAGCTGGCCACCCACTTCACCGACCTCGCCCCGCCGCTGAATGCCCGCCAGGCCGCGATCGAAGCGGCACGCTGCCTGTACTGCTACGACGCGCCGTGCACCCGCATCTGCCCGTCGGACATCGACGTGGCCAGCTTCATCCGCAACATCCACGACAGCAACGTCGATGGCGCCGCGCTGGGCATCCTGAAGCAGAATATCTTCGGCGGCAGCTGCGCCCGTGTCTGTCCCACCGAGATCCTGTGCGAGGATGCCTGCGTGCGCAACCACGATGCCGAAGGCCAGCCGGTGAAGATCGCGCTGCTGCAGCGCTATGCCACCGACAACATGAGCTTCACGGCGCACCCGTTCCAGCGCGCGAAATCGACCGGCCGCAGGATCGCCGTCGTCGGCGCCGGGCCCGCGGGCCTGTCGTGCGCGCACCGCCTGGCAATGCTGGGCAACGACGTCGTCGTGTTCGAGGCGCAGGACAAGGCCGGCGGCCTGAACGAATACGGCATCGCCAAGTACAAGCTCACGGACGATTTCGCCCAGCGCGAAGTGGATTTCCTGATGGGCATCGGCGGCATCGAGATCCGCCTGGGCCAGAAGCTGGGCGACAACCTGCACCTGAAGGACCTGCATGCCGATTACGACGCCGTGTTCCTCGGCCTGGGCCTCGGCGCCAGCCGCCGGCTGGGCCTGACGGGCGAGGACGCGCCAGGGCTGCTGGCCGCCGTCGACTACATCGCCGAACTGCGCCAGGCGCAGGATCTCGCCGCGCTGCCGGTACCGAAGCGAGCGATCGTGATCGGCGCCGGCAACACGGCGATCGACATGGCCGTGCAGGTGCAGCGCCTGGGTTCGGAAGAAGTGACGCTGGTCTACCGCCGCGGCTTCGATGCGATGAGCGCCACGCACCACGAACAGGAAATCGCCAAGGCCAACCAGGTGCGCATGGTCACGTGGGCACAGCCGCAGGAAGTGCTGCTCGATGCCGCCGGCCGCGTGCGCGGCATGCGCTTCGAGAAGACCCGGCTGGAAGGCAACCGCCTGGCGGGCACCGGCGAGACGTTCGAGATCGCCGCCGACGCCGTGTTCAAGGCGATCGGGCAGACGATGGCCGACGCATCGCTGGCCGATCCGCTGGCCACGCTGCTGGGGCGCGACGGTGACAGGATTCATGTCGACGAACACTTCCGCACCGCGCTGCCCGGCATCTACGCCGGCGGCGACTGCGTCGCGCCGGGACAGGACCTGACCGTGCAGGCCGTGCAGCACGGCAAGCTGGCCGCGCTGGCGATCCACGCCGAACTTTCATCGAAACTGGAGGCTGCATAA
- a CDS encoding CoA-acylating methylmalonate-semialdehyde dehydrogenase: MSDIDTITHYINGAKADTRSGRYADVYNPALGEPVARVALGTVEEVDAAVQAAHAAFPAWADTPPLARARVLAKYLQLCQQHTEEFAAMLTREHGKTLADARGEVARGIEVVEFAVGIPQLLKGEFTDQIARGIDAWSMRQPLGVVTGITPFNFPVMVPMWMFPVAIACGNTFVLKPSERDPSPALLHAELLKKAGLPDGVFNVVQGDKDVVDALIEHPHVQAVSFVGSTPIAEYIYAKGSAHGKRVQALGGAKNHMVVMPDADMDMAVDALMGAAYGSAGERCMAISVVVAIGDAGDALVGALERRTAALKVRDGMAHDAEMGPVVTLAAKQRIERLIGEGVEQGAKLVVDGRNFKVADRPNGFFVGGTLFDHVTPDMTIYKEEIFGPVLCVMRLPDVGSAVELINRNEYGNGVAVFTRDGGVAREFVRQIQVGMVGVNVPLPVPMAFNSFGGWKRSMFGDHHAYGPEGVRFYTRHKAVMQRWPNTATAGAEFAFPQMK; encoded by the coding sequence ATGAGCGACATCGATACCATTACCCATTACATCAACGGCGCGAAAGCGGATACGCGCAGCGGCCGCTACGCCGACGTCTACAACCCCGCGCTCGGCGAGCCGGTGGCCCGCGTGGCGCTCGGCACCGTGGAGGAAGTGGACGCCGCCGTGCAGGCCGCGCATGCCGCGTTTCCCGCCTGGGCGGACACGCCGCCGCTGGCTCGCGCCCGCGTGCTGGCGAAGTACCTGCAGCTGTGCCAGCAGCACACCGAGGAATTCGCGGCGATGCTGACGCGCGAGCACGGCAAGACGCTGGCCGACGCGCGCGGTGAGGTGGCGCGCGGCATCGAGGTCGTCGAATTCGCGGTCGGCATCCCGCAGTTGCTGAAGGGCGAATTCACCGACCAGATCGCGCGCGGCATCGACGCCTGGTCGATGCGCCAGCCGCTCGGCGTCGTGACCGGTATCACGCCGTTCAACTTCCCCGTGATGGTGCCGATGTGGATGTTCCCGGTGGCGATCGCATGCGGCAATACCTTCGTGCTCAAGCCTTCCGAACGCGATCCTTCGCCGGCGCTGCTGCATGCCGAACTGCTGAAGAAGGCCGGCCTGCCGGATGGCGTGTTCAACGTCGTGCAGGGCGACAAGGATGTGGTCGACGCGCTGATCGAGCACCCGCACGTGCAGGCCGTGAGCTTCGTCGGTTCCACGCCGATCGCAGAATACATCTACGCGAAAGGCAGCGCGCACGGCAAGCGCGTGCAGGCGCTGGGCGGCGCGAAGAACCACATGGTGGTGATGCCCGACGCGGACATGGACATGGCGGTCGACGCGCTGATGGGCGCGGCATACGGCTCGGCCGGAGAACGCTGCATGGCGATCTCGGTCGTCGTCGCGATCGGCGATGCGGGCGACGCGCTGGTGGGCGCACTGGAACGGCGCACGGCCGCACTGAAAGTACGCGACGGCATGGCGCACGATGCCGAAATGGGGCCCGTCGTCACGCTCGCCGCCAAGCAGCGCATCGAGCGCCTGATCGGCGAAGGCGTGGAGCAGGGCGCGAAGCTCGTCGTCGATGGGCGCAACTTCAAGGTCGCGGACCGGCCGAACGGCTTCTTCGTCGGCGGCACCCTGTTCGATCACGTCACGCCGGACATGACGATCTACAAGGAAGAAATCTTCGGCCCCGTGCTGTGCGTGATGCGGCTGCCGGACGTGGGCAGCGCCGTGGAGCTGATCAACCGCAATGAATACGGCAACGGCGTGGCCGTATTCACGCGCGATGGCGGCGTGGCGCGCGAATTCGTGCGCCAGATCCAGGTGGGCATGGTGGGCGTGAATGTACCGCTGCCGGTGCCGATGGCATTCAACAGTTTCGGTGGCTGGAAGCGCAGCATGTTCGGCGACCATCATGCATACGGCCCCGAAGGCGTGCGTTTCTACACGCGGCACAAGGCCGTGATGCAGCGCTGGCCGAACACTGCCACTGCTGGCGCGGAATTTGCATTCCCACAGATGAAGTAA
- the ald gene encoding alanine dehydrogenase, whose amino-acid sequence MLIGVPKEIKIQESRVGLTPASVKELTLRGHPVLVERNAGAAIGLSDAMYAASGATIVDTAREIFERAEMIVKVKEPQPQECALLRAGQILYTYLHLAPDPAQTQALVESGAVCIAYETITGPNGGLPLLAPMSEVAGRMAVQAGAAHLEKSKGGMGLLLGGVPGVAPGHVAIIGAGVVGTNALQIAVGMGARVTVLDKNVDRLRQLDLVFGNRVQTMYSNAHTIEEAVLDADLVIGGVLVPGAAAPRLVTRQMVAKMKAGAVVVDVAIDQGGCFETSRPTTHEHPTFVVDGVVHYCVANMPGAVARTSTFALNNATIAHAVALADKGWSKALQGNPHLKNGLNVCQGKVTYEAVARDLGYDYVPPDTLLA is encoded by the coding sequence ATGCTCATCGGCGTACCCAAGGAAATCAAGATCCAGGAATCGCGCGTCGGCCTCACCCCGGCCAGCGTGAAGGAACTGACACTGCGCGGCCACCCCGTGCTCGTCGAACGCAACGCCGGTGCCGCCATCGGCCTGAGCGATGCGATGTACGCGGCATCCGGCGCCACGATCGTCGACACCGCCCGCGAAATCTTCGAGCGTGCCGAGATGATCGTCAAGGTCAAGGAACCGCAGCCGCAGGAATGCGCGTTGCTGCGCGCCGGCCAGATCCTCTACACCTACCTGCACCTTGCCCCCGATCCGGCGCAAACGCAGGCATTGGTCGAATCGGGGGCCGTCTGCATCGCCTACGAAACCATCACCGGCCCGAACGGCGGCCTGCCGCTGCTGGCGCCGATGAGCGAAGTGGCGGGCCGGATGGCGGTGCAGGCCGGTGCCGCCCACCTGGAAAAATCGAAGGGCGGCATGGGCCTGCTGCTGGGCGGCGTGCCCGGCGTGGCACCCGGCCATGTGGCCATCATCGGCGCCGGCGTGGTCGGCACCAATGCGCTGCAGATCGCCGTCGGCATGGGCGCGCGCGTGACGGTGCTGGACAAGAACGTCGATCGCCTGCGCCAGCTCGACCTGGTGTTCGGCAACCGCGTGCAGACGATGTATTCGAACGCGCACACGATCGAGGAAGCGGTGCTCGATGCCGATCTCGTCATCGGCGGCGTGCTGGTGCCGGGCGCCGCGGCGCCCAGGCTCGTCACGCGCCAGATGGTGGCGAAGATGAAGGCGGGCGCCGTCGTGGTGGACGTGGCGATCGACCAGGGCGGCTGCTTCGAGACGTCGCGCCCGACCACCCATGAACATCCCACGTTCGTCGTCGACGGCGTGGTGCATTACTGCGTGGCGAACATGCCGGGCGCCGTCGCGCGCACGTCCACGTTCGCGCTGAACAACGCCACCATCGCCCATGCGGTGGCGCTGGCCGACAAGGGATGGAGCAAGGCCCTGCAAGGCAACCCCCACCTGAAGAACGGCCTCAATGTCTGCCAGGGCAAGGTCACGTACGAAGCCGTGGCCCGCGACCTGGGCTACGACTACGTGCCGCCCGATACGCTGTTAGCCTGA